The genome window GAGCTGTACGTGATGGACGGCCGAGGCCGGAATCGCCGCCGCATCGTCGACCTGCGAGGCGGCAACGGAAGCCCCAGCTGGTCGCCGGACGGTGACTGGATCGTCTTCTTCAACGTTCGACCCCGCCGTCGCGGCGAGGTGTTCATCGTTCGGCCGGACGGCAGCGGCCTGACGCGTCTCACCGATACGCCCGTCGACGAACTGGCGCCGGACTGGTCTCCGGACGGCGATCGCATCGCGGTCATCAGCGACAGGGGAACGGGGACCAGCGACGTGTGGACCATGAACGCGCGCGGCTCGGACTTCGAGCGCGTTACGCGGGGAGCTACGGTCTGCCGGCGGGGTTGCGAGGACCGCTACGGCGGGATCGACAGCCTCGATTGGGCACCCGGCGGGAACCGGATCGTGTTCTCCGCGAACAAGGGCGACGGCCCGTCTGAGATCTGGATCGTGCACGAGAGTGGCCGGCGCCTCCGAAAGCTCGCGGGAGGGCGTCACCCCGCGTGGTCTCCGGACGGCCGCTGGATCGCCTATTCAGCCGAAGGCAAGCTCTACAAGATCCGCATAGATGGAACCGCGCGACGCCGTTTGACGAACAACGGCAACGACTACATGCCCGACTGGGGCCGAAAGATCTAGAGCGCCCGTTAACTGTCCACGCAGCCGGTCGGAACGACGGAAAGCCGATGACGGTAAGGCTCGAGGAGGTCCAGTGCCCGTTCGCGCCCGAAGTTCCACGACCACGCCGAGCTGCCATCTCCCGCCCGTAGCCCTATGGCCCTGAGCGCGCACTCCCGCTCGGGCTCCGGGAGGCGGGTCAGCGCGGGGACGGCATCCAGCCCCAGGCCAGAGAGATAAGAGCTGTCGACCCTGCCGGTTCGGCTGAAGCGGTCGATGTTGCGCGACGCAATCAGAGCATCGGGGTTGAGTAGGTTCAGCACGATCAGCGAGAACCAGGCCAGTCCCAGGACCCACCTCGGGAGCCAGGCGGCGTTCCACACCGCCCCCGCCACAAGCAACGAAGCGAAGACGCCCGCGAGCCACAGGATCGTCGTATCAACGAGAAGCCGGAGCCGAGTGAACCCGTACGCCTCTTGATAAAGGTTCATTCGTCGAAGGGCGGATGCGAGTACGACGAGCGTCAGAACGCACAGGACGCCCAGAAGCAGCTTCATCCAAAACCGCGTGCGCTCGGTCGAGGCGCCAAGATTCACCGCCGCCGCGATCAGCGCCAGCGTGATGAGCGCGACCACGACGAGCTGGAAGAACCCACTGCGCGCGTACTGCGCGTAGGTCAGGCCCGTTGTCTCCAAAACCTGCGAATGTCCACCGAACAGCACGGTCAGTTGCACCCACACGAACGCGGCGAACAATGCGTCAACAACAACCAGGCAGGTGACCCACTCCGCGGGCGCAAGCCGCAACCGCTGTCGCTTCGGGGGATCTGGTTTCCACGGAGACGACGCTCTCTCTTCGTTCGCTGAAGCTGCCAACAGCACGAAGGCCCCCGCCACCGCGAAACAGACGACCGCCACTACAACCCGCACCGGGAGCAGGCGCACGTCAACATCCGGCACCAACAACCTCTGCGTGAGCGAGGCGAAGGCGGCGTCTGCGCTGGTGAACAGCACCCCATAGATGAGGGCCAGCGCGGCGGAGAGAACCCCCGCTCGCGCGAGCGACGCGCGCGAACGATCCGGGACAGTGGCTAGGCAGCGGGAGACCGGGCGGAGCACCAAGGCGACGCCCGGACACAGCCGCGCGGCCAGCCGTAGGGGCGCCACCGCCATCTGACGCCAACCTCGCGCCCTCGCGGCGCCGATTGCGGCCACTGCGAGAGCCGCCACTAGGTTCAGCCCGAGGAGCCATCCCGCCGTCCGCAGGGCGAAGAAGCTCACGCAGATCCCGGCGGCGGCGAGCAGCGACAGGTCCGCGCCACGGAGGTCCTTCCCGCGCAACATCCAAACGGATCCCAGCACCAGCAGCGACGTGATCACGAAGGCGATACCCGGCGGCTCCCCCGGAAGGGTGGCCGCCGCGAGGAGTCCCGCGACGCAAACCAGGAGCGAGAACAGATCGCCACGATCGAGCCTCTCTGACACGTGATGCAACGTAGACATCGAACGCGGGGAAGACGCGGCCGCGATTCGAAGATTCTGCAAAGTCAAGTCATGCGGTCATGGCGATGCCCCCGTGGAGCCGCTGCCCACGGGGGCCCACAAGGCACGGGTCGTGCGCGAGATGTTCGAGTCGGACCGGGACGCGTACGCGTACCTGCCGCGATCGACCGCCTACCTGCCCGAGCCACACCTGCCGAAGCAGATGCTGAACGAGGTAGGGATGACCGACGTTGCACGCGAGGCTCTGGCTGTGGGAGCGGCACAGCTGATCACCGGAAGGCGCGCGACGAGCTAGACGATCAAACTCCGCGTCTGTTCGATGTCGGCGTGCATCTGGGAGATCAACGCCTCCTCCGACTCGAACCGCAGCTCGTCGCGCAGGCGCGTCCAGAACTCGATCCGAAGCTCGCGGCCGTAGAGGTCCGCCTCGAGATCCAAGAGATACGCCTCCACCCGCACCGGTGTCGTGGCCTCGTCGCCCCCGAAGGTGGGATTGACCCCGACGTTGATGGCCGCGCTGTACCAGATGTCTCCGGCGCGGGCGCGCCCGGCGTACACGCCGCGCGGCGGCCGAACGAGTGCGGGATCCGGCGTGATGTTCGCGGTGGGGACGCCCAGCCCCTTGCCTCGATGATCTCCGTGCTCGACCGGGCCCTCGACCTCGAATGGACGCCCGAGCAGGTCGCGCGCCAGACGCAGGTCCCCCGCCGCCACCGCTTCCCGGATACGGGTGCTCGAGACCTTCTCGCCGCCGATCTCCTCGAGCGACACCGGATGCACCTCGAATCCCCCGGTGCGCCCGATCTCGCTCAGCATCGTGGTGTCGCCCGCGGCCTTCCTGCCGAACCGCCACCCCTCTCCGACGAGAACGATCCGGGCATGCAGCCCCGTGGCGATCACCTCCGAGGCGAAGTCCTTCGCCTCCATGCTCGCGAGCTGGTGGTCGAACGGGAGCACCACCAGCAGGTCCGGCCCCAGCTCCTCGATGAGCTCGACCTTCCGGGACGAGCTGGCGAGAGCAGGGGGCGCCTTGTCGGGACGCAAGGTGATCGCCGGGTGGCGATCCCACGTCAAGACGCAGGACTCGAGCCCGCGCTCGCGGGCCGCTCCGATCGCGCGGTTGATCAACATCCGGTGGCCGAGGTGGACGCCGTCGAAGGTGCCGATCGTGACGACGCTTCCACTCGGTTCGAGCGGCAGAGCCCCGAGCCCGACCAGCGTTCTCAAGTCGGCAGCACCTTCTCCGCGATCAGCTGGAGGCCGCGCCGCTTGTAGATGGCGAGCAGCCGGTCATCGCACACGAGCGCGACGGGCTGTGCTTCAGGCAGCTCTGCGTCCGCCACCAGCGGGCGTCCGTCCGACACGAGGCGACGGGCGTCCTCATCGACCTCGAGGCGCGGCAGGCTCCGCACCACCTCTAGAACCGGGCGCAGGTGATCCGGCGACAGCGCCTCCAATGTGACTGCGTCACCTTCAGAGA of Actinomycetota bacterium contains these proteins:
- a CDS encoding DUF4173 domain-containing protein; translation: MSERLDRGDLFSLLVCVAGLLAAATLPGEPPGIAFVITSLLVLGSVWMLRGKDLRGADLSLLAAAGICVSFFALRTAGWLLGLNLVAALAVAAIGAARARGWRQMAVAPLRLAARLCPGVALVLRPVSRCLATVPDRSRASLARAGVLSAALALIYGVLFTSADAAFASLTQRLLVPDVDVRLLPVRVVVAVVCFAVAGAFVLLAASANEERASSPWKPDPPKRQRLRLAPAEWVTCLVVVDALFAAFVWVQLTVLFGGHSQVLETTGLTYAQYARSGFFQLVVVALITLALIAAAVNLGASTERTRFWMKLLLGVLCVLTLVVLASALRRMNLYQEAYGFTRLRLLVDTTILWLAGVFASLLVAGAVWNAAWLPRWVLGLAWFSLIVLNLLNPDALIASRNIDRFSRTGRVDSSYLSGLGLDAVPALTRLPEPERECALRAIGLRAGDGSSAWSWNFGRERALDLLEPYRHRLSVVPTGCVDS
- a CDS encoding bifunctional riboflavin kinase/FAD synthetase yields the protein MRTLVGLGALPLEPSGSVVTIGTFDGVHLGHRMLINRAIGAARERGLESCVLTWDRHPAITLRPDKAPPALASSSRKVELIEELGPDLLVVLPFDHQLASMEAKDFASEVIATGLHARIVLVGEGWRFGRKAAGDTTMLSEIGRTGGFEVHPVSLEEIGGEKVSSTRIREAVAAGDLRLARDLLGRPFEVEGPVEHGDHRGKGLGVPTANITPDPALVRPPRGVYAGRARAGDIWYSAAINVGVNPTFGGDEATTPVRVEAYLLDLEADLYGRELRIEFWTRLRDELRFESEEALISQMHADIEQTRSLIV